The proteins below are encoded in one region of Phaseolus vulgaris cultivar G19833 chromosome 1, P. vulgaris v2.0, whole genome shotgun sequence:
- the LOC137815916 gene encoding F-box protein At2g26850-like has product MDNTEPSGNISLMNLPEPMLDCILRLLSPMELVIMSEVCTCLRDRCRSDPLWEVHIKKKWGGVIGDVAFKEWQWHITTTKEKQINHSDKQINQKGSLGSFSGTWPVLHLRSYLEDCSYLNSSLSNSFMMTLYFSLENGKFWFPAQVYRGGLVRDALVRYDSKTDNFQARQQNGGWQAVGNNIQWEILRAPPVDTPPCVRYISDCLEDLKPGDHIEIQWKSRREISYGWWYAVVGHMESCNENQNFCCCRYSDTLILEFKQYCEGSSMRRVKLVRNGEQYEEASGCYGGIRKLQSEEEIQRWEKLLPLYHQTPMPARILCRRRIPPGVRFP; this is encoded by the exons ATGGACAACACTGAACCCAGTGGCAATATTTCTCTCATGAATTTGCCAGAACCCATGTTGGATTGCATTCTAAGGCTCCTTTCACCAATGGAACTCGTTATTATGTCTGAAGTGTGTACTTGTTTAAGGGATAGATGTCGAAGTGATCCTTTGTGGGAAGTCCACATAAAGAAGAAATGGGGTGGAGTCATTGGTGATGTTGCTTTCAAGGAGTGGCAATGGCATATCACAACAACTAAGGAGAAACAAATTAACCATTCGGATAAACAAATCAATCAGAAGGGATCATTGGGATCTTTCAGTGGTACTTGGCCTGTGTTACACCTCAGATCATATCTAGAAGATTGTAGCTATCTTAATAGCTCATTATCAAATAGCTTTATGATGACCTTGTATTTCTCTCTAGAGAATGGCAAGTTCTGGTTTCCAGCTCAAGTCTACAGG GGAGGATTGGTTCGTGATGCATTAGTTAGATATGATTCCAAAACTGATAACTTTCAAGCAAG ACAACAAAATGGTGGTTGGCAAGCAGTGGGGAACAACATCCAATGGGAAATCCTTAGAGCTCCCCCAGTTGATACTCCTCCATGTGTTCGTTACATCTCTGATTGTTTGGAAGACTTAAAACCAGGGGATCATATTGAAATCCAATGGAAATCAAGAAGAGAAATTTCTTATG GTTGGTGGTATGCTGTTGTTGGTCACATGGAATCATGTAATGAAAACCAGAACTTCTGCTGCTGTCGTTATTCAG ATACATTGATCTTGGAGTTCAAGCAATATTGTGAAGGATCAAGCATGAGACGAGTAAAGCTTGTAAGAAATGGGGAACAATATGAAGAAGCAAGTGGATGCTATGGAGGAATTAGAAAGCTTCAGAGTGAGGAAGAGATCCAAAGATGGGAGAAGCTCTTGCCACTCTATCATCAAACTCCT ATGCCTGCGCGAATTCTATGTCGGAGACGAATACCACCAGGAGTCCGATTCCCCTAA
- the LOC137815915 gene encoding secreted RxLR effector protein 161-like yields the protein MYLTTTRPDILNAVSILSRFMHFPNETHMRAAKRVIRYIKGTWNFGVKLLKHKEFKLTGFSDSDWGGSIDDMKSTSEYCFSLRSGMFSWSSKKQETVAQSTAEAEFVAVSATVNQALWLRKILTDLNLEHKQSTKIFVDNQAAIAISNNPIFHGKTKHFNIKLFFVREVQKNGDVSLCYLKAENQLADLFTKPLPASKFEYLRQKIGVCSSKIKEEC from the coding sequence ATGTATTTGACAACAACCAGACCTGACATTCTAAATGCAGTAAGCATTCTGTCCAGATTTATGCATTTCCCAAACGAGACTCACATGAGGGCTGCTAAGAGAGTCATCAGATACATCAAGGGAACTTGGAACTTTGGAGTTAAGCTCTTGAAGCATAAGGAGTTCAAGTTAACTGGTTTCTCTGACAGTGATTGGGGAGGTTCAATTGATGACATGAAAAGTACATCAGAATATTGTTTTAGCCTTCGATCAGGGATGTTTTCATGGAGCTCAAAGAAGCAAGAAACAGTAGCTCaatccactgctgaagcagagttTGTTGCTGTATCAGCTACTGTGAATCAAGCTCTCTGGTTAAGAAAGATCCTGACTGATTTAAATTTGGAGCATAAGCAAAGCACAAAGATTTTTGTTGATAACCAAGCTGCTATTGCAATCTCTAACAATCCAATTTTTCATGGCAAAACTAAGCACTTTAATATCAAGTTATTTTTTGTAAGAGAAGTGCAGAAGAATGGTGATGTGTCTCTTTGTTActtaaaagctgaaaatcaacttgcagaTTTGTTTACCAAGCCACTTCCAGCTAGCAAGTTTGAATACTTGAGACAGAAAATTGGAGTTTGCAGTTCAAAAATCAAGGaggagtgttag
- the LOC137815911 gene encoding uncharacterized protein, giving the protein MIIINLNIRGLGGGIKARYLKHIITREDAVFVCLQETKAVQFSDARCYSLWGDNNVGWVHYERDNGGGSFLSMWRTDAFIYDNHIMGKGYIAVSGQHVKANCRCVVVNIYAACSLREKKVLWGELSRIKIASQDLIWCFCGDFNAVRSHCERKGTQEMGSQLSEIREFNRFIDANLLIELPFVGKNFTWFNSNGKAKSRLDRVLVSEDWMQMWPLCKQYVQRREVSDHCALVVKFVDKD; this is encoded by the coding sequence atgataataataaatttgaacaTAAGAGGGCTGGGGGGAGGTATCAAAGCTAGGTACTTGAAGCACATTATAACTAGAGAGGATGCGGTTTTTGTTTGTTTACAAGAAACTAAAGCGGTTCAGTTCTCGGATGCGAGGTGTTATTCGCTATGGGGGGATAACAATGTTGGATGGGTGCATTACGAAAGGGATAATGGTGGGGGAAGTTTTCTATCTATGTGGCGCACAGATGCTTTTATCTATGACAACCACATTATGGGGAAGGGGTATATAGCAGTCTCTGGGCAGCATGTGAAAGCTAATTGTAGGTGTGTGGTGGTCAATATCTATGCCGCCTGTTCCTTGAGGGAGAAGAAGGTTTTGTGGGGGGAGCTGTCACGCATCAAAATTGCATCCCAAGATCTGATCTGGTGTTTTTGTGGCGATTTCAATGCAGTAAGAAGTCATTGTGAAAGGAAAGGAACGCAGGAAATGGGCTCTCAATTAAGTGAAATAAGAGAGTTCAACCGATTCATTGACGCCAACTTGTTGATCGAGCTTCCTTTTGTCGGTAAGAATTTTACTTGGTTTAATTCCAATGGGAAGGCGAAGAGTAGGCTTGATAGAGTGTTGGTATCGGAAGATTGGATGCAAATGTGGCCTTTGTGCAAACAGTATGTGCAACGTAGGGAAGTATCCGACCACTGTGCGTTAGTAGTAAAGTTTGTGGACAAGGACTGA
- the LOC137815912 gene encoding uncharacterized protein → MEGGGQGWFQAEMSWRIGHGDRVKFWEDVCVGNTNLKSEFPRLYSLSCNQSQTVEEVGGWERDVWRWNLRWRRARFEWESVLEKDLKAYISRTIIKRQEQDIRVWGVNNKGCFSMKSAYESIRGDGTRIGVFDLLWKAKALPSVLIIAWRSILDRLPTRECLSRRGVTMESTSCVFCHSKVESSQHLFLECDVVVRVWDLCLRWIGILSVQHNALHNHFESFSLTHVSNKQEMVWKGIWASIVRSVWEHRNLVVFKQGVVDAEKMFQQAQLKSWLWMKYRVSRYNVKQVHAKAQMEWLEVLVMGVLVERPGPVLTRVLQWLGSV, encoded by the exons ATGGAGGGTGGAGGACAGGGATGGTTCCAAGCAGAAATGAGTTGGAGGATAGGGCACGGTGACAGAGTAAAATTTTGGGAAGACGTATGTGTTGGGAATACCAACCTCAAATCCGAATTTCCCAGGTTGTACTCCCTATCGTGTAATCAGAGTCAAACAGTGGAAGAGGTGGGCGGGTGGGAAAGGGATGTATGGAGATGGAACTTAAGGTGGAGGCGGGCtagatttgagtgggaatcGGTGTTGGAAAAGGACCTAAAAGCATACATATCTAGGACTATTATTAAAAGGCAGGAGCAAGACATTCGGGTGTGGGGGGTTAATAATAAGGGATGTTTCTCAATGAAATCAGCTTATGAGAGCATAAGAGGCGATGGCACTCGTATTGGTGTCTTCGACCTCCTTTGGAAGGCTAAGGCCCTTCCCTCTGTTCTAATTATTGCATGGAGGTCCATACTGGATAGACTACCAACTAGAGAATGTTTGAGTAGGAGGGGGGTGACGATGGAATCCACATCCTGTGTGTTTTGCCATTCTAAAGTGGAATCCAGCCAACATTTATTTTTGGAGTGTGATGTGGTCGTGCGCGTTTGGGACCTGTGTCTTAGATGGATCGGCATACTCTCTGTTCAACATAATGCCTTGCACAACCACTTCGAAAGCTTCTCTTTAACTCATGTCAGTAACAAACAAGAGATGGTTTGGAAAGGCATATGGGCTTCCATAGTGAGGAGTGTATGGGAACATAGGAACTTGGTTGTGTTCAAGCAAGGAGTTGTAGATGCTGAAAAGATGTTCCAGCAAGCCCAGCTGAAATCTTGGTTATGGATGAAGTATAGGGTATCCAG GTACAATGTTAAACAGGTGCACGCTAAGGCGCAGATGGAATGGTTGGAGGTGTTGGTTATGGGCGTTTTGGTGGAACGGCCTGGGCCTGTTTTGACGAGGGTGTTGCAGTGGTTGGGTTCTGTATAA
- the LOC137815914 gene encoding uncharacterized protein: MDVWLAKPGFKGMVKEKWGSYLVQGNSMSILKDKLKLLKADIRVWNKEVFGCMESNKKNIEAEIEELDDKDGNDALEENGKLRRMELFSQLGAIRWRRLKNEVKGVEIGTQWCEELEVVRREANSLFEKRFTTTQDYGVNLGSVEFKSLSSEASRNMITSFSEEEVKDAVWQCGGSKSPGPDGFNFNFIKFCWDVIKYDIMAAVHIFHATRSFPKGCNASFIALVPKVRDPSSLDQFRPISLVGAIYKIITKILSRRMKKVMSSIIDDCQSAFLSDRGLTDSVVMTNEILEEIRINKRSGVCFKVDFEKAYDSVRWSFLFDMLRRLGFHDKWISWVKGCMVLSNVSVLINGSRTEEFKPSRGLRQGDPLAPFLFLVVAEGLAGLLVGISVDSYALSTYTKTLNCNTMRLPFQYLGVEVGGNPRKKQFWEPAPATVHDRISSLQRKFLWAWGKETKTISWVSWKNVCRPQEEGGLGIKEIKSFNTALLAKWKWRIMSDEGGKWKDILLSKYGTETGRGKVRQRYQSWWWKDLAKVCGEGVEEEWFHKAILWKVGDGGLVRFWEDTWLQNNSLKVLYPRLYSLSLDQGKKVEEVGGWEDGRWRWRLNWRRDRHEWESNLDGNMLSSLNTEVICQDSHDHLVWRKDPAGIFSVKSAYSILANHQDIGEMEGVFSTLWQAKAPPKVLLTTWRVLHDRIPTRVNLYRRGVPVISPLCPFCSLSEESSQHLFLDCAFAQQDEYLANVFGARSGRLFGIRIELFSILVMLFHVSVVIFNYDPHVAIATYVAWVIHLWHIC, translated from the exons ATGGATGTGTGGCTTGCGAAACCGGGTTTTAAGGGGATGGTAAAGGAAAAATGGGGGTCGTATCTTGTTCAAGGTAATAGTATGTCCATACTCAAAGATAAATTGAAGCTCCTGAAGGCTGATATAAGAGTGTGGAATAAAGAAGTGTTTGGTTGTATGGAATCTAACAAGAAAAATATAGAGGCGGAAATAGAGGAGCTAGATGACAAAGATGGTAATGATGCTCTGGAGGAGAATGGTAAGTTGAGAAGAATGGAACTTTTCAGTCAGTTGGG TGCAATTAGATGGAGAAGACTTAAGAATGAGGTTAAAGGGGTTGAGATTGGCACTCAGTGGTGTGAGGAACTGGAAGTTGTTCGTAGGGAAGCAAATTCACTGTTTGAAAAGAGGTTCACGACTACACAGGACTATGGAGTTAACTTGGGTTCGGTGGAGTTTAAATCCTTATCTTCTGAGGCTAGCAGGAATATGATAACTAGCTTCTCTGAGGAAGAAGTGAAGGATGCTGTGTGGCAGTGTGGAGGGTCAAAGAGTCCGGGTCCAGATGGGTTTAATTTCAACTTTATCAAGTTTTGTTGGGATGTCATTAAATATGATATTATGGCAGCTGTGCACATTTTTCACGCTACGAGATCCTTTCCGAAAGGTTGCAATGCGTCCTTTATTGCCCTTGTCCCTAAGGTTAGGGATCCCTCCTCGCTTGATCAGTTCCGACCGATATCCCTTGTAGGTGCTATCTACAAGATCATTACCAAGATTTTGTCACGTCGTATGAAGAAAGTTATGTCGTCGATCATTGATGACTGTCAATCTGCCTTCCTAAGCGACAGAGGTCTAACGGATAGTGTTGTCATGACTAATGAGATTTTAGAAGAGATCAGGATAAATAAGAGGAGTGGGGTCTGTTTTAAGGTGGATTTTGAAAAGGCGTATGACTCCGTCAGGTGGTCTTTCTTATTTGATATGCTTCGGCGGTTGGGGTTCCATGACAAATGGATCTCGTGGGTTAAAGGATGTATGGTGTTGTCGAATGTGTCTGTTTTGATCAACGGGAGTCGTACGGAGGAATTCAAACCATCTAGGGGGTTGAGACAGGGGGATCCCCTAGCCCCCTTCCTGTTCTTAGTGGTTGCTGAAGGATTAGCAGGATTG TTGGTAGGCATTAGTGTTGATAGCTATGCCCTGAGCACCTACACGAAGACCCTAAACTGCAATACCATGCGGCTACCCTTCCAATATTTGGGTGTCGAAGTGGGGGGAAATCCGAGGAAGAAACAGTTTTGGGAGCcg GCCCCTGCTACAGTACATGACAGAATCAGTAGCTTACAAAGGAAATTCCTCTGGGCATGGGGAAAGGAAACTAAAACGATCTCCTGGGTGAGTTGGAAAAATGTTTGTAGGCCTCAGGAGGAAGGAGGGTTGGGGATCAAAGAGATTAAGAGTTTTAACACGGCTCTCTTGGCGAAATGGAAATGGCGGATTATGAGTGATGAGGGAGGGAAATGGAAAGATATTCTTCTATCTAAATATGGTACAGAAACAGGGAGAGGTAAGGTAAGGCAGAGATACCAATCATGGTGGTGGAAGGACTTAGCCAAGGTCTGTGGTGAAGGGGTAGAAGAAGAATGGTTCCACAAGGCTATTTTGTGGAAAGTAGGCGATGGAGGCTTAGTCAGATTTTGGGAGGATACGTGGTTACAAAATAACAGCCTTAAAGTCTTGTACCCCAGACTCTACTCTTTGTCCCTCGATCAGGGTAAGAAGGTGGAGGAGGTAGGAGGATGGGAGGACGGTAGGTGGCGGTGGCGGCTAAACTGGAGAAGAGACAGGCACGAATGGGAGTCAAATCTGGATGGAAATATGCTCTCAAGCTTGAATACGGAAGTTATATGTCAGGATTCTCATGACCACCTTGTTTGGAGGAAGGATCCAGCTGGTATTTTTTCAGTGAAATCAGCTTACTCTATCTTGGCTAACCATCAAGATATTGGAGAAATGGAAGGAGTTTTTAGTACATTATGGCAAGCAAAGGCCCCGCCCAAAGTACTTCTAACAACGTGGAGAGTCCTTCACGACAGAATCCCTACCAGAGTTAACCTATATAGGAGAGGAGTGCCCGTGATATCTCCTCTATGCCCTTTCTGCAGCCTATCAGAAGAATCATCCCAACACCTTTTCCTTGATTGTGCTTTTGCACAACAA GATGAGTATTTGGCCAATGTATTTGGAGCACGTTCTGGCAGGCTATTCGGGATTAGAATAGAG CTTTTTAGTATCCTTGTTATGTTGTTTCATGTTTCCGTGGTGATATTTAACTATGATCCACATGTGGCTATAGCAACATATGTTGCATgg GTGATTCACTTGTGGCACATTTGCTAA